A section of the Pseudomonas fluorescens genome encodes:
- the dkgB gene encoding 2,5-didehydrogluconate reductase DkgB, which produces MSIPAFGLGTFRLQGQVVVDSVGNALDLGYRAVDTAQIYENEADVGQAIADSGIPRDELFITSKIWIAHFAEGKLIPSLKESLRKLKTDYLDLTLIHWPSPQNQVPVTVFMEQLLEARRLGLTRQIGVSNFTVALMEEAIAAVGAENIATHQIELHPYLQNRKVVDLAKHHGIQITSYMTLAYGEVLKDPVIQAIAERYQATPAQVTLAWAMQSGYAVIPSSTQRTHLQSNLKAVQLTLSEADMAQIAGLERGHRLTSPKGIAPQWD; this is translated from the coding sequence ATGTCTATTCCCGCCTTCGGCCTTGGTACGTTTCGCCTGCAAGGCCAAGTGGTTGTCGACTCTGTCGGCAACGCCCTCGACCTGGGCTACCGGGCCGTCGATACCGCGCAGATCTACGAGAACGAAGCCGATGTCGGCCAAGCCATCGCCGACAGCGGTATTCCCCGCGATGAGCTGTTCATCACCAGCAAGATATGGATTGCCCATTTTGCCGAAGGCAAGCTGATCCCCAGCCTCAAGGAAAGCCTGCGCAAGCTCAAGACCGACTACCTGGACTTGACCCTGATCCATTGGCCGTCACCACAAAACCAGGTACCCGTCACCGTGTTCATGGAACAGTTGCTCGAAGCCAGGCGCCTGGGCCTGACCCGGCAGATCGGTGTCTCCAACTTCACCGTAGCGCTGATGGAAGAAGCCATTGCCGCCGTCGGCGCCGAGAATATCGCCACCCACCAGATCGAACTGCACCCGTATCTGCAGAACCGTAAGGTGGTGGATTTGGCCAAGCACCACGGCATCCAGATTACCTCGTACATGACCCTGGCCTACGGCGAAGTGCTGAAAGACCCGGTGATCCAGGCAATTGCCGAACGCTACCAGGCTACACCGGCACAGGTGACCCTCGCATGGGCCATGCAATCGGGGTATGCGGTGATTCCTTCCTCGACCCAGCGCACCCACCTGCAAAGCAACCTCAAGGCCGTGCAACTGACCTTGAGCGAAGCCGATATGGCACAGATTGCCGGCCTGGAGCGCGGCCATCGCCTGACCAGCCCCAAGGGCATCGCACCGCAGTGGGACTGA
- a CDS encoding ABC transporter substrate-binding protein: MKRLGGLAISLLCSATALAGGYRNCQQDWYLPQTPPSRIVALNQHAADLLLALDAGPTLVGVAYLDDNEAARKPGEYVGVPVIAPRYPASEVLYGQKPDLVVGGFATAFGNGVTSRSGLAGNGVASYLLESACAGHSLDYFGHIRNDLLTLGSLLHKLPRARELIDALDADLARAQALAKPAKPLSVFYLDSEVNGLDSEGRQGFVTALLAAAGARNLLAGVNQHRVTVSSETLLMSDPDVILLADAVWSPASRKRQLLTRDPVLSRLRAVRENRMIDIPFTHLVPNVGSGKVVLDLARQLHTL, from the coding sequence ATGAAACGCCTGGGAGGGCTTGCCATTAGCCTGTTGTGCAGCGCAACCGCCCTGGCTGGCGGTTATCGCAATTGCCAGCAGGACTGGTATCTGCCCCAGACGCCACCGTCGCGCATTGTCGCCCTCAACCAGCACGCCGCCGATCTGCTGCTGGCCCTGGACGCCGGCCCGACACTGGTAGGCGTGGCGTACCTGGATGACAACGAGGCCGCGCGCAAGCCGGGTGAATATGTTGGAGTGCCAGTGATTGCCCCCCGCTACCCGGCCAGCGAGGTGCTGTATGGGCAGAAGCCGGACCTGGTGGTGGGCGGCTTTGCCACCGCCTTTGGCAACGGCGTCACCTCGCGCAGCGGGCTCGCCGGCAACGGTGTGGCTTCGTATCTGCTGGAGTCGGCCTGTGCCGGACACTCCCTGGACTACTTCGGCCACATTCGCAATGACCTGCTGACCCTGGGCAGCCTGCTGCATAAACTGCCGCGGGCCCGCGAACTGATTGACGCCCTGGATGCCGACCTGGCCAGGGCCCAGGCACTGGCCAAGCCGGCAAAACCCTTGTCGGTGTTTTACCTCGACAGTGAGGTCAACGGCCTGGACAGCGAGGGACGGCAAGGTTTTGTCACCGCCCTGCTGGCTGCTGCCGGGGCACGCAACCTGTTGGCTGGGGTCAATCAACACCGGGTCACGGTCAGCAGTGAGACGTTATTAATGAGCGACCCGGACGTGATTCTGCTGGCCGATGCCGTATGGTCCCCGGCCAGCCGTAAACGCCAGTTGCTGACCCGCGACCCGGTACTGTCGCGCCTGCGGGCGGTACGGGAAAACCGCATGATCGATATCCCGTTTACCCACCTGGTGCCCAATGTCGGCAGCGGCAAAGTGGTGCTGGACCTGGCACGCCAGCTCCACACCCTGTAG
- a CDS encoding (2Fe-2S) ferredoxin domain-containing protein, translating into MTQITQIDGVDTHPDWSRIPDHARHVLLCTGPRCTQRGALQLWKTLRRRLLEHQHIEVPGGVLLTRTHCQFPCNLGPVLTVYPERCWYGVRNKADAVRLVDVHLVGGEVLEELLIRERP; encoded by the coding sequence ATGACTCAAATCACGCAAATCGACGGGGTTGACACCCACCCCGACTGGTCCCGTATCCCCGACCACGCCCGGCATGTGCTGCTATGCACCGGCCCGCGCTGTACCCAGCGCGGCGCCTTGCAGCTGTGGAAAACCCTGCGCCGGCGCCTGCTGGAACACCAGCACATCGAAGTGCCCGGCGGCGTACTGCTGACACGCACCCATTGCCAGTTCCCGTGCAACCTGGGGCCGGTGCTCACGGTGTACCCGGAGCGCTGCTGGTATGGCGTGCGCAACAAGGCCGATGCCGTGCGCCTGGTGGATGTACACCTGGTGGGCGGCGAAGTGCTCGAAGAGCTGTTGATCCGGGAGCGCCCATGA
- a CDS encoding TonB-dependent receptor plug domain-containing protein, translating to MFQRSSTSGSTLLLGCLFSPLLLADNSTLELKPQTVSAPSVESTTVAEMAQYGSKVEIVTREQIERAGPSADITRAMQMFIPGFYVAPKNGPFDYGTYSLLGGRNDDTLILLDGVRLNNRLYGGLYLDTLPANAVERIEVLKGGQSLLFGTQAVAGVINIVTRSPQTRDVSGETNLGVDTFGGTTGDARAERILRNGLGDLGLLAYVSHNASEGYQPFRNRDMSNVTDKKRSYEVTTFGAKAIQSFGDDSRLELFYQYSDANLDFAGATNHRKTTNDRVQQIATTTFEQRVNERLSYFVKGHINDWDTRYSRVNNTAGGGTVVRNHNDYWGFTDWGVQAEGKAELTGGHVLVFGSDNQWFKGQDDVMVIDNNKAEAHALYTQLRPQIDALPDWHPSLGVRHETMSGGDSATVGMLTSLYDLNANWALRGQYGTAYKLPNAEQLFVNEPGDEIGNRNLKPEKSRNAELGLDYKGLLADREFSASVTLFKRKITDLITLDDSQWVNGQGQIQMRGFEADAQLALNEQWSLQADMTRNLTESRAGVTINDVPSFFARSRVGFESQNRLWGAGAAIRYIHDVISSKRIEYGHYSVVDADAYRYLDNAHQHRVSLLVENLFDRDYVTSRSSNVDNLGRPFTSEVRYTYRF from the coding sequence ATGTTCCAACGTTCCTCTACCTCTGGCTCGACCCTCCTGCTGGGTTGCCTGTTCAGCCCCCTGCTGCTTGCAGACAACAGCACCTTGGAGCTCAAGCCACAGACCGTTTCCGCACCGTCGGTGGAGTCCACCACGGTGGCCGAGATGGCCCAATACGGCAGCAAGGTCGAGATTGTCACCCGCGAGCAGATTGAACGCGCCGGCCCCAGCGCGGATATCACCCGGGCAATGCAGATGTTCATCCCCGGCTTCTACGTCGCACCGAAAAACGGCCCGTTCGATTACGGCACCTATTCCCTGCTGGGCGGACGCAATGACGACACCCTGATCCTGCTCGACGGCGTACGCCTGAACAATCGCCTGTACGGCGGCCTGTACCTGGACACCCTACCGGCCAACGCCGTGGAGCGCATCGAAGTGCTCAAGGGTGGGCAAAGCCTGTTGTTCGGCACCCAGGCGGTGGCTGGGGTCATCAACATCGTCACACGCAGCCCGCAGACCCGTGACGTTTCCGGCGAAACCAACCTCGGCGTCGATACCTTCGGCGGTACCACCGGCGATGCCCGGGCCGAGCGGATTTTGCGCAATGGCCTGGGCGACCTGGGGCTGCTGGCCTACGTCAGCCATAACGCGTCCGAGGGCTACCAGCCGTTTCGCAACCGCGACATGAGCAATGTCACCGACAAGAAACGTTCCTACGAAGTCACCACCTTCGGTGCCAAGGCCATCCAGTCCTTTGGCGATGACTCACGCCTGGAGCTGTTTTACCAGTACTCCGATGCCAACCTGGACTTCGCCGGCGCCACCAACCACCGCAAGACCACCAACGATCGCGTGCAGCAGATTGCTACGACGACCTTCGAACAGCGCGTCAACGAGCGGCTGAGCTACTTCGTCAAAGGCCATATCAACGATTGGGACACCCGCTACTCACGGGTCAACAACACCGCCGGCGGCGGCACCGTGGTGCGCAATCACAACGATTACTGGGGCTTTACCGACTGGGGCGTACAGGCCGAAGGCAAGGCTGAGCTTACGGGCGGCCATGTGCTGGTGTTCGGCTCCGATAACCAGTGGTTCAAGGGCCAGGACGACGTGATGGTCATCGACAACAACAAGGCCGAAGCCCATGCCTTGTACACCCAATTGCGACCGCAGATCGACGCCCTGCCCGACTGGCACCCGAGCCTCGGCGTGCGCCACGAAACCATGAGCGGCGGTGACAGTGCCACTGTCGGCATGCTCACCTCGCTGTATGACCTCAACGCCAACTGGGCCTTGCGCGGCCAGTACGGCACCGCCTACAAGCTGCCGAATGCCGAGCAATTGTTCGTCAACGAGCCCGGCGACGAGATCGGCAACCGTAACCTCAAGCCGGAGAAAAGCCGCAACGCCGAGCTGGGCCTGGACTACAAGGGCCTGCTGGCCGACCGTGAATTCAGCGCCAGCGTGACCCTGTTCAAGCGCAAGATCACCGACCTGATCACCCTCGACGATAGCCAGTGGGTCAACGGCCAGGGGCAGATCCAGATGCGCGGCTTCGAGGCCGACGCCCAGTTGGCACTCAACGAGCAGTGGAGCCTGCAGGCGGACATGACCCGCAACCTCACCGAGTCGCGCGCCGGAGTCACCATCAATGATGTGCCGAGTTTCTTCGCCCGCTCGCGGGTGGGTTTCGAGTCGCAGAATCGCCTGTGGGGCGCCGGCGCGGCCATCCGCTATATCCACGATGTGATCAGCTCGAAACGGATCGAGTACGGCCATTATTCGGTGGTGGATGCCGATGCCTACCGCTACCTCGACAATGCCCATCAACATCGGGTGAGCCTGCTGGTAGAAAACCTCTTCGACCGCGACTACGTCACCAGCCGCTCCAGCAATGTCGACAACCTGGGCCGACCGTTCACCTCAGAGGTGCGTTACACGTATCGTTTTTGA
- a CDS encoding histidine phosphatase family protein, with protein sequence MQSTRLTLICHDATRAQKRGQWPLDEALQVPPTPLRLAGRFKKAPRLLCGPERRTRQTAMLFGEDARVDDGLRDMDVGRWHGQDVNAIDHEEMATWLADSTRAPHGGESVVQLCERVGQWMQALQDQPGHVLAVTHPSVIRAALLHVMQCPVGLFYLIDVEPLSSTDLRFNRVWRLRLDGHRE encoded by the coding sequence ATGCAGAGCACACGCCTGACGCTGATTTGCCATGACGCGACCCGGGCTCAGAAACGCGGGCAATGGCCCCTCGACGAGGCCCTGCAAGTACCGCCCACACCCTTGAGACTGGCCGGCCGTTTTAAAAAAGCGCCACGCTTGCTATGTGGGCCAGAACGGCGGACCCGGCAAACGGCGATGCTGTTTGGCGAGGACGCCAGGGTCGATGACGGCCTGCGTGATATGGATGTGGGCCGTTGGCATGGCCAGGATGTCAACGCCATCGATCATGAGGAGATGGCAACCTGGCTTGCCGACAGCACCCGTGCTCCACACGGCGGTGAGTCGGTAGTACAGCTCTGTGAGCGGGTAGGCCAGTGGATGCAGGCCCTGCAAGACCAGCCCGGCCATGTGCTGGCGGTGACGCACCCATCGGTGATTCGCGCGGCCCTGCTGCATGTCATGCAATGCCCGGTTGGTCTGTTCTACCTGATCGATGTGGAGCCGCTGTCCTCCACTGACCTGCGCTTCAACCGTGTCTGGCGTTTGCGCCTGGACGGGCACCGTGAATAA
- a CDS encoding AAA family ATPase, which translates to MRARKLIAVETGKHTFEFENKESLKWQGFFDVDTVRLVLGNNGSGKTSLLSDMAASISSMRALPQRSVFGQYEEGVGKLSAAELSKVGVIYFSPLPYRRRIPLRNRFVDASPRFEKNASLDQLEQFYSVAAELGLSSSLRAAITYSSTLCKDILAPALLSLVRSKTGHLNSPVLESFIIEYRKLVMSEEDFRSPYYERGHPNSLFEKRFDALLLKIEGAVLSNLPAGKGRLAMLATLEKMVEKHSSKLRVGRAFLKLNSMADYMQDRRDDLITKDIVKSFDSTLEWLRLGKKNPERKKRSYTFTIESAVQAAQLVSSPAAVEILLGEQSSGVRALVDQFFLLRKAFERMRDKRLNHVLVLIDEGDAYLHLAWQRRYISLLNKFMAAAKKKFDVDVLQLVVATHSPVITGDFPTCMVTNLDKEQGLGATFATPLEDIVFKAFDSVALGEFAAEKINQLHARITDHALLPQDQLLLDSIGDAGIKNALLRVRKDSQKS; encoded by the coding sequence ATGAGGGCAAGAAAGCTGATTGCGGTGGAAACCGGCAAGCACACCTTTGAGTTTGAAAACAAAGAAAGCTTGAAGTGGCAGGGCTTTTTTGATGTGGACACGGTCCGCCTGGTCCTGGGTAACAACGGCTCTGGTAAGACGTCACTCTTGAGCGACATGGCGGCGTCGATCTCCTCGATGCGTGCATTGCCTCAACGTTCTGTGTTTGGTCAGTACGAAGAAGGTGTCGGTAAATTGTCAGCGGCCGAGTTGAGCAAAGTGGGTGTTATCTATTTTTCGCCTTTGCCGTATCGCAGAAGAATCCCGCTCAGAAATAGATTTGTCGATGCCTCGCCTCGATTTGAAAAAAATGCAAGCCTGGATCAGTTGGAACAGTTTTATTCGGTTGCAGCGGAGTTGGGGCTGAGTTCGAGTCTGCGTGCTGCGATCACTTATAGCTCAACGTTATGCAAGGACATCCTTGCGCCGGCACTGCTCTCATTGGTGCGCTCGAAAACAGGGCATTTAAATTCGCCAGTGCTCGAAAGTTTTATCATTGAATATCGAAAGCTGGTGATGAGTGAGGAAGATTTTCGATCACCCTATTATGAACGGGGTCACCCCAATAGTTTATTTGAAAAACGCTTCGATGCGCTCTTGCTGAAGATTGAAGGGGCAGTGTTAAGCAACTTGCCCGCAGGGAAGGGCAGGCTTGCAATGCTGGCTACTTTGGAAAAAATGGTAGAGAAGCATTCAAGTAAGTTGCGTGTGGGTCGGGCTTTTCTAAAATTGAACAGTATGGCCGACTACATGCAGGACCGGCGTGATGACCTGATTACGAAAGATATCGTGAAAAGCTTTGATTCTACGTTGGAGTGGTTGCGCCTCGGGAAAAAGAACCCTGAAAGAAAAAAACGGAGCTATACGTTTACCATTGAGTCGGCTGTGCAAGCTGCGCAGTTGGTCTCCTCCCCAGCAGCCGTCGAGATACTGTTGGGGGAACAGAGTTCGGGTGTGAGGGCATTGGTTGATCAGTTTTTTCTGTTGCGAAAAGCCTTTGAGCGGATGCGTGATAAACGGTTGAATCATGTGCTTGTGTTGATTGATGAGGGGGACGCCTATTTGCATTTGGCTTGGCAGCGTCGTTACATATCTTTATTGAATAAATTTATGGCGGCGGCCAAGAAAAAATTCGATGTTGACGTTTTGCAGCTGGTTGTTGCCACTCACTCTCCGGTGATAACCGGTGATTTTCCAACGTGCATGGTCACTAATCTGGATAAAGAACAAGGATTGGGGGCGACCTTCGCTACACCATTGGAAGATATCGTTTTCAAAGCGTTTGATTCGGTTGCATTAGGTGAGTTTGCTGCAGAAAAAATCAATCAGTTGCACGCACGAATAACAGATCACGCGCTGTTGCCGCAGGATCAGTTATTGCTGGACAGCATTGGTGACGCGGGCATCAAAAATGCGCTGCTGCGTGTGCGCAAGGACAGTCAGAAATCATGA
- the cobF gene encoding precorrin-6A synthase (deacetylating), which yields MKKILIIGIGAGNPDYITMQAVKALNRTDVFFLMDKGQSKDKLIDLRREICQTHIDAGHAYRFVEADCPERVRGEIDYTTAVQDLNRDKQQTFERMINEELADGEVGAFLAWGDPALYDSTIRILQAILAGGGSVFEFEVIPGITSVQALAAQHKVPLNRIGRSIEITTGRRLAAGQASDADTLVVMLDAEDSYRSVADQDLEIYWGAYLGTPDEILISGKVAEVAEDIERVRKAARQANGWIMDTYLLRKP from the coding sequence ATGAAAAAAATCCTGATCATCGGCATTGGCGCCGGCAACCCCGACTACATCACGATGCAGGCGGTGAAGGCGTTGAACCGCACCGACGTGTTTTTCCTGATGGACAAGGGCCAGAGCAAGGACAAGCTGATCGACCTGCGGCGGGAAATCTGCCAGACCCATATCGATGCCGGGCATGCCTACCGCTTTGTCGAAGCCGACTGCCCCGAGCGGGTGCGTGGCGAGATCGACTACACCACGGCTGTGCAGGATCTGAACCGCGACAAGCAACAAACCTTCGAGCGCATGATCAACGAAGAATTGGCCGACGGTGAAGTGGGCGCCTTCCTGGCCTGGGGCGATCCGGCGTTGTACGACAGCACTATCCGCATCTTGCAGGCGATCCTGGCCGGTGGCGGCAGTGTGTTCGAGTTCGAGGTCATCCCCGGCATCACCAGCGTCCAGGCCCTGGCCGCCCAGCATAAGGTGCCGCTCAACCGCATCGGCCGCTCCATCGAGATCACCACCGGACGGCGGCTCGCCGCCGGGCAGGCCAGTGATGCCGATACCCTGGTGGTGATGCTCGATGCCGAGGATTCCTACCGCAGCGTGGCGGACCAGGACCTGGAGATCTACTGGGGCGCGTACCTGGGCACGCCGGATGAAATCCTGATCAGTGGCAAGGTGGCCGAGGTGGCCGAGGACATCGAGCGCGTGCGCAAGGCGGCGCGCCAGGCCAATGGCTGGATCATGGACACCTACCTGCTGCGCAAGCCGTAG